In Corynebacterium afermentans subsp. afermentans, a genomic segment contains:
- the rplS gene encoding 50S ribosomal protein L19 has protein sequence MSNGIIDLVDAGQLRDDIPDFRPGDTLDVHVKVIEGSVTRTQVFTGFVVRRQGDGIRETFTVRKVSFGIAVERTFPVHSPNLEKIEVVRKGDVRRAKLYYMRNLRGKAARIKERR, from the coding sequence ATGAGCAACGGCATCATTGATCTTGTCGACGCAGGCCAGCTGCGCGACGACATCCCGGACTTCCGCCCGGGCGACACCCTCGACGTCCACGTCAAGGTTATCGAGGGTTCTGTGACCCGTACGCAGGTCTTCACCGGCTTTGTGGTCCGCCGCCAGGGCGACGGCATCCGCGAGACCTTCACCGTGCGTAAGGTCTCCTTCGGTATCGCGGTTGAGCGTACCTTCCCGGTGCACTCCCCGAACCTGGAGAAGATCGAGGTTGTGCGCAAGGGCGACGTTCGCCGCGCCAAGCTGTACTACATGCGCAACCTGCGCGGCAAGGCTGCCCGCATCAAGGAGCGTCGCTAG
- a CDS encoding Tex family protein has product MTSIAATIANEIYVRDNQVEQALKLLAEGNTVPFIARYRKEATGGLDDAQLRHIEERNTYLLELAERKTAVLENIDEQGKLTDELKQAILSADTKARVEDLYLPYKKRRKTKADIAREAGLEALEQQLIDDPSANPETLAAAYLSEGFPDAKSALEGARAILVDRFATDADLVGEVRDRVYSQGTMRSAVVEGKETEGAKFADYFEFSEPFEKLPSHRILALLRGEAEGVLTIDMDPGEEAVYEGMIAERFDLPVKDSEWLAKAVRWGWRTKLQVSANLDTRMRLKEKAEEGALEVFKTNLRDVLLAAPAGQRATLALDPGYRNGVKCAVVDETGKVLATTIVYPHQPQNRWDASRTELASLAAQHGVELIAVGNGTASRESEKLAGEVADLIAQAGGKRPTPVVVSESGASVYSASQIAAEEFPDMDVSLRSAVSIARRLQDPLAELVKVDPKSIGVGQYQHDVNQTALAQTLNAVVEDAVNSVGVDVNTASAPLLERVAGLSGTVAKNIVAYRDENGRFTTRKELGKVPRLGPKAFEQAAGFLRIQGGTNPLDSSAVHPEAYPVVERVAQATGLSTEQLIGNTAVLTKLAPADFADEQFGVPTVTDILAELDKPGRDPRPQFKTAEFKEGVNEIKDLKPGMILEGTVTNVAAFGAFVDVGVHQDGLVHVSAMSHKFVSDPHEVVRSGEVVKVKVMDVDVARNRIGLSLRLDDEPGQPAQKKPRKQRGRKRGKPEGRREASGSMADALKRAGFGK; this is encoded by the coding sequence ATGACATCAATCGCAGCCACCATCGCGAACGAAATCTATGTGCGGGACAACCAGGTCGAGCAGGCGCTGAAACTGCTCGCCGAGGGCAACACCGTCCCGTTCATCGCCCGCTACCGCAAGGAGGCCACGGGCGGCCTCGATGACGCGCAGCTGCGCCACATCGAGGAGCGCAACACCTACCTGCTCGAACTCGCCGAGCGCAAAACGGCGGTGCTGGAAAACATCGACGAGCAGGGCAAACTTACCGACGAGCTGAAGCAGGCGATCCTTAGCGCGGACACGAAAGCGCGCGTGGAGGACCTGTACCTGCCGTACAAGAAGCGCCGCAAGACCAAGGCGGACATCGCGCGCGAGGCTGGGCTTGAGGCGTTGGAGCAGCAGCTTATCGACGACCCTTCGGCCAACCCCGAAACCCTTGCAGCGGCCTACCTGTCGGAGGGTTTCCCGGATGCGAAGTCCGCGCTCGAGGGCGCCCGCGCCATCCTGGTGGACCGCTTCGCCACGGATGCGGACTTAGTCGGCGAGGTGCGCGACCGCGTGTATAGCCAGGGCACCATGCGCTCCGCCGTGGTGGAGGGCAAGGAGACCGAGGGTGCGAAGTTCGCGGACTACTTCGAGTTCTCCGAGCCGTTTGAGAAGCTACCTAGCCACCGGATCCTGGCGCTGCTGCGCGGCGAAGCCGAGGGCGTGCTCACCATCGACATGGACCCGGGCGAGGAGGCCGTGTACGAAGGCATGATCGCCGAGCGCTTCGACCTGCCGGTGAAAGACTCCGAGTGGCTGGCAAAGGCGGTGCGCTGGGGTTGGCGCACCAAGCTGCAGGTCTCCGCGAACCTGGACACCCGCATGCGTTTGAAAGAGAAGGCGGAGGAGGGCGCGCTGGAAGTGTTCAAGACCAACCTGCGCGACGTGCTGCTCGCCGCGCCCGCCGGCCAGCGCGCAACGCTGGCGCTGGATCCGGGCTACCGTAACGGCGTGAAGTGCGCCGTGGTGGACGAGACCGGCAAGGTACTCGCCACCACGATCGTCTACCCGCACCAGCCGCAGAACCGCTGGGACGCCTCGCGCACTGAGCTGGCGTCGCTGGCCGCGCAGCACGGCGTGGAGCTCATCGCCGTGGGCAACGGCACGGCGTCGCGCGAGTCCGAGAAACTCGCTGGCGAGGTGGCGGACCTGATCGCGCAGGCGGGCGGGAAGCGCCCCACCCCGGTGGTGGTGTCCGAGTCCGGTGCGTCGGTGTACTCGGCCAGCCAGATCGCGGCGGAGGAGTTCCCGGACATGGACGTCTCCCTGCGCTCCGCTGTGTCCATTGCCCGCCGACTGCAGGATCCGTTGGCGGAGCTGGTCAAGGTGGACCCGAAGTCTATCGGCGTGGGCCAGTACCAGCACGACGTGAACCAAACCGCGCTCGCGCAGACACTGAACGCGGTGGTGGAGGACGCGGTGAACTCCGTCGGCGTGGACGTGAACACGGCGTCGGCGCCGCTGCTCGAGCGCGTTGCCGGCCTGTCGGGCACTGTGGCGAAGAACATCGTGGCCTACCGTGACGAAAACGGCCGGTTCACCACCCGCAAGGAGCTGGGCAAAGTGCCGCGCCTGGGCCCGAAGGCGTTCGAGCAGGCCGCCGGCTTCCTGCGCATCCAGGGCGGGACCAACCCGTTGGACAGCTCCGCGGTGCACCCGGAGGCATATCCGGTGGTCGAGCGCGTCGCCCAGGCCACGGGCCTGAGCACCGAGCAGCTCATCGGCAATACCGCCGTGCTGACCAAGCTCGCGCCGGCTGATTTTGCTGACGAGCAGTTCGGCGTGCCCACCGTTACCGACATCCTCGCCGAGCTAGACAAGCCTGGGCGCGACCCGCGCCCGCAGTTTAAGACCGCCGAGTTCAAGGAAGGCGTCAACGAGATCAAGGACCTCAAACCGGGCATGATCCTGGAGGGCACGGTGACCAACGTCGCAGCTTTCGGCGCGTTCGTGGACGTGGGCGTGCACCAGGACGGCCTGGTCCATGTCTCCGCGATGAGCCACAAGTTCGTCTCGGACCCGCACGAGGTGGTGCGCTCCGGCGAGGTAGTGAAAGTCAAGGTCATGGACGTCGACGTCGCACGCAACCGCATCGGCCTGAGCTTGCGGCTTGACGACGAGCCGGGCCAGCCGGCGCAGAAGAAACCGCGCAAGCAGCGCGGCCGGAAGCGGGGTAAACCGGAGGGACGTCGAGAAGCATCTGGCTCCATGGCCGATGCGCTGAAGCGGGCCGGATTTGGGAAGTGA
- the trmD gene encoding tRNA (guanosine(37)-N1)-methyltransferase TrmD, with amino-acid sequence MRLDVVTIFPEYLDPLRQALLGKAIEQGILSVGVHDLRDWATGNHKSVDAPPLGGGPGMVMKPEVWGPALDDVAKGRPGTSLDTAAAHRNDKLRHDDVHEVAPRPYEGGEDSSKPLLLVPTPAGKPFTQQDAQAWSREEHIVFACGRYEGIDQRVFEDAKKRYRVREVSIGDYVLIGGEVAVLVIAEAVTRLIPGVLGNTESHEDDSFSDGLLEGPSYTKPRVWRGLEAPAVLTSGDHAKVEAWRREQSLKRTREVRPELLEQTHLSEDDRFMLDARDVLTTVWVDGATRIVVKQLRRALKKAGYRDPEITLEGDTLTVAGRTALALEEATRAVGNALPPGAYQSGQTKEV; translated from the coding sequence CTGCGCCTCGACGTCGTCACCATCTTTCCCGAGTACCTCGACCCGCTGCGCCAGGCGCTGCTGGGCAAGGCGATCGAGCAAGGGATCCTGTCGGTGGGCGTACACGACCTGCGCGACTGGGCCACCGGCAACCACAAATCCGTGGACGCCCCGCCGCTGGGCGGGGGACCGGGCATGGTGATGAAGCCGGAGGTGTGGGGGCCTGCGCTTGACGACGTCGCCAAGGGCCGCCCCGGAACATCCCTCGACACCGCCGCCGCGCACCGCAACGACAAGCTGCGCCACGACGACGTCCACGAGGTCGCGCCCCGTCCATACGAAGGCGGCGAGGACAGCAGCAAGCCGCTGTTGCTCGTGCCCACCCCGGCGGGCAAGCCCTTCACCCAGCAGGACGCGCAGGCGTGGTCGCGCGAGGAGCACATCGTGTTCGCTTGCGGGCGCTACGAGGGCATCGACCAGCGCGTCTTCGAGGATGCGAAGAAGCGCTACCGCGTGCGCGAGGTCTCCATCGGCGACTATGTGCTCATTGGCGGCGAGGTTGCCGTCTTGGTCATTGCGGAAGCGGTCACGCGCCTGATCCCGGGCGTGCTGGGCAACACCGAAAGCCACGAGGACGACAGCTTCTCCGACGGTCTGCTCGAGGGCCCGAGCTACACCAAGCCGCGCGTGTGGCGCGGGCTTGAGGCGCCGGCGGTGCTCACCTCCGGCGACCACGCCAAGGTGGAGGCCTGGCGTAGGGAGCAGTCCTTGAAGCGCACGCGCGAGGTCCGCCCTGAGCTGCTGGAGCAGACTCATCTGAGCGAGGACGACCGGTTCATGTTGGACGCACGCGACGTGCTTACGACGGTGTGGGTGGACGGGGCGACGCGGATCGTCGTCAAGCAATTGCGCAGGGCATTGAAGAAGGCTGGCTACCGCGACCCCGAGATCACGCTGGAGGGGGATACGCTCACCGTCGCCGGGCGCACCGCGCTCGCGCTCGAGGAGGCCACGCGGGCGGTGGGAAACGCGCTGCCACCTGGGGCTTATCAGTCCGGCCAGACTAAAGAGGTTTAA
- the rimM gene encoding ribosome maturation factor RimM (Essential for efficient processing of 16S rRNA) produces MELQIGRVVKSHGVKGEVAVELLADESEEHIVVGAVLTGRQAGKERELTVKTVRPHQKRLLVSFEEVPDRTAADSLRGMKFFAEPLEREEDSDEYYNHELIGLKVRHEGEEVGEVTGVMDAPNRKILEIDYDGKDVMVPFVMDFVPELDTEAGYLTITPPEGLLDV; encoded by the coding sequence ATGGAGCTGCAGATCGGCCGAGTGGTCAAGTCCCACGGCGTGAAAGGTGAGGTTGCCGTCGAGTTGCTGGCGGACGAGTCGGAGGAGCACATCGTCGTCGGCGCTGTGCTGACCGGCCGCCAGGCGGGCAAGGAGCGGGAGTTGACCGTCAAGACGGTGCGCCCGCACCAGAAGCGCCTGCTGGTCAGCTTCGAGGAGGTGCCGGACCGCACTGCCGCCGACAGCTTGCGCGGCATGAAGTTCTTCGCCGAGCCTCTCGAGCGTGAAGAAGACTCGGACGAGTACTACAACCACGAGCTTATTGGCTTGAAGGTGCGGCACGAGGGCGAAGAGGTCGGCGAGGTCACCGGCGTGATGGATGCGCCGAACCGGAAGATCCTGGAGATCGACTACGACGGCAAGGACGTCATGGTCCCGTTCGTGATGGACTTTGTCCCGGAGCTCGACACGGAGGCGGGCTACCTCACCATCACCCCGCCCGAGGGCTTGCTTGATGTCTAA
- a CDS encoding IS30 family transposase, whose translation MKTQAGHAPADYAEDRVKVGRGVRLSYEDRLTIQHGCSQGMSARQIATLLGRHHSVISREIARNGWEVVGEDGEATVYYNARQAGLGAKARACRPKVRKLDDNPALRAVVVTCLARRWSPGRISVWLQHAFADDESMRISHEAIYSALYIQGKGSLRAELEAVMKTQDVLIRGGKRRKARPRNAGVLTGKPWIKGAEITKRSPEADDRAIPGHWEGDLVIGTGGKSALITLVERTSRYTLLGHLPTEHTSMTVIETIQQMVKDLNAEQLKTITWDQGVEMAETARVRIKDGCEVYFCDPHAPWQRPTNENTNGEIRRRFYKKGTDFAEVTPEHVAWVQDELNDTPRQVLGGATPREILQQIFNRGALTA comes from the coding sequence ATGAAAACGCAAGCAGGCCACGCGCCTGCCGACTATGCCGAGGACCGTGTGAAAGTCGGCCGCGGGGTCCGACTGTCGTATGAAGACCGCCTGACGATCCAACATGGGTGCAGCCAGGGAATGTCAGCCAGGCAGATCGCAACGCTGCTGGGGCGCCACCACAGCGTGATCAGCCGGGAAATCGCCCGCAACGGGTGGGAAGTTGTCGGCGAAGACGGTGAGGCCACGGTGTACTACAACGCCCGGCAAGCCGGCCTGGGCGCCAAGGCGCGTGCGTGCCGGCCGAAGGTGCGCAAGCTTGACGACAACCCGGCACTTCGTGCTGTGGTGGTGACGTGTCTTGCCCGCCGGTGGTCGCCCGGGCGCATCAGTGTGTGGCTTCAGCATGCTTTCGCCGATGATGAAAGCATGCGTATTTCCCACGAAGCGATCTACAGTGCCTTGTACATCCAGGGCAAAGGCAGCTTGCGCGCCGAGCTTGAAGCGGTGATGAAGACCCAAGATGTGCTCATCCGCGGCGGCAAGCGGCGAAAAGCCCGGCCCCGTAATGCCGGTGTGCTCACCGGTAAGCCGTGGATCAAAGGTGCTGAAATCACCAAGCGCAGCCCAGAGGCTGACGACCGGGCAATCCCCGGGCACTGGGAAGGCGATCTTGTTATCGGCACCGGCGGCAAAAGCGCGCTGATTACCCTGGTGGAGCGCACCAGCCGCTACACCCTGCTTGGTCATCTGCCCACCGAACACACATCGATGACGGTGATTGAAACGATCCAGCAGATGGTCAAAGACCTCAACGCTGAACAGCTCAAGACCATCACCTGGGATCAAGGCGTGGAAATGGCTGAAACCGCACGTGTGCGCATCAAAGACGGCTGCGAGGTGTACTTTTGCGATCCGCACGCGCCGTGGCAGCGGCCGACCAACGAGAACACCAACGGTGAGATCCGCCGCCGCTTCTACAAAAAGGGCACCGACTTCGCCGAAGTAACCCCCGAGCACGTCGCCTGGGTACAAGACGAACTCAACGACACACCACGACAAGTCCTCGGCGGAGCAACCCCACGTGAGATACTCCAGCAAATATTCAATCGTGGCGCATTAACCGCTTGA
- the rpsP gene encoding 30S ribosomal protein S16, which produces MAVKIKLQRVGKIRNAQYRVVIADARTRRDGAVIENIGIYHPKEEPSLIRIDSERAQYWLGVGAQPTEPVMALLKVTGDWQKHKGLDGAEGTLKTAEEKPSKLDLFNQALEEAKNGPTAEAITEKRKKAKEEAEAKEAAEAAAAAEAEAAEAEGESAEDAEAEASEDAEAEEN; this is translated from the coding sequence ATGGCTGTAAAGATCAAGCTGCAGCGCGTTGGCAAGATCCGCAACGCGCAGTACCGCGTCGTCATCGCTGACGCCCGCACCCGTCGCGACGGTGCCGTCATCGAGAACATCGGCATCTACCACCCGAAGGAAGAGCCGTCGCTCATCCGCATCGATTCCGAGCGCGCTCAGTACTGGCTGGGTGTCGGCGCGCAGCCGACCGAGCCGGTGATGGCACTGCTGAAGGTGACCGGCGACTGGCAGAAGCACAAGGGCCTCGACGGCGCTGAGGGCACCCTCAAGACCGCAGAGGAGAAGCCGTCCAAGCTCGACCTGTTCAACCAGGCTCTGGAGGAGGCCAAGAACGGCCCGACCGCTGAGGCCATCACCGAGAAGCGCAAGAAGGCCAAGGAAGAGGCTGAGGCAAAGGAGGCCGCTGAGGCCGCCGCTGCTGCCGAGGCTGAGGCCGCTGAGGCTGAGGGCGAGTCCGCCGAGGACGCTGAAGCCGAGGCTTCCGAGGACGCTGAAGCTGAGGAGAACTAA
- a CDS encoding acyltransferase family protein, protein MSTTAGHPPQPTKGSTAYRVDLDGLRGFAIALVVLFHVFVGRVSGGVDVFLLLSGYFFLGGQLRYALRPNPNLNPWWPLWRTIRRLVPALALVVVVVVGLVMAFTPELMGVELSRQVTASMLYFQNWELMAQNADYAAASQETSPLQHLWSMSVQGQFYVFGILLGWIIAVAVTKLRAKPEHARRAAIALLAVITVASFAWASRFGLEGTGENYYSTFSRAWELSLGALLAFVPAHRFLPQATAWLTALLGVALIAVTGVIVPTSLAFPGPVALIPLTGAALVILSGNANGVSKVLASAPMTWLGSVAYSLYLWHWPLLIIVTVIGGYATPPAWLGGLVILVSLCLAHVTHTLVEDPLRQHRPRPRGNDDPVAAARASLRTLPGVARAVGGVLAAALFAVALAVQPYWDKRVDSAEKALDPVNYPGARAIQGAQVPDVKPQPDPSLIAGVFPPIGLNDCMIFLPEAPDAMPGPDCTYGDLEADTTIVLAGGSHIEPFIVPLDKLGKEHHFKVATFVRQECPLVVGGPLNPANDIVSPECAEWGENAMQEIINLQPDLLVSTSTRPAGHAGDGRVSADYVPDAYANLWQRLAELGIPFVGLRDNPWMFTPTGEPMDPNLCVVAGHSEHACSMAADMVYAPKDPAAYFLDGGYAQWEIDTAGWYCVDGLCPPQIGNVYIYRDQNHISNAYAESLTPVLWERLAPIFEELSLLDAPPAAP, encoded by the coding sequence TTGAGTACGACGGCAGGGCACCCACCACAGCCGACGAAAGGCTCCACCGCATACCGCGTCGACCTGGACGGGCTGCGCGGGTTCGCCATCGCGCTCGTGGTGCTCTTCCACGTGTTTGTCGGCCGCGTCTCCGGCGGCGTGGATGTTTTCCTGCTGCTATCCGGCTACTTCTTCCTCGGCGGGCAGCTGCGCTACGCGCTGCGCCCCAACCCGAACCTGAACCCGTGGTGGCCGTTGTGGCGCACCATCCGCAGGTTGGTGCCAGCGCTCGCGCTGGTGGTGGTCGTGGTCGTCGGCCTTGTTATGGCGTTCACCCCGGAGCTGATGGGCGTGGAGCTTTCCCGCCAGGTCACCGCGTCGATGCTGTACTTCCAAAACTGGGAGCTGATGGCGCAGAACGCGGATTACGCCGCAGCCAGCCAGGAGACCTCTCCCCTGCAGCACCTGTGGTCCATGTCGGTGCAGGGACAGTTCTATGTCTTCGGCATTCTCCTGGGCTGGATCATCGCCGTGGCCGTGACCAAGCTGCGGGCGAAGCCTGAACACGCCCGCCGCGCCGCCATTGCACTGCTTGCGGTGATCACCGTGGCGTCGTTCGCCTGGGCCTCCCGCTTCGGGCTGGAAGGCACCGGCGAGAACTACTACTCCACGTTCTCCCGCGCGTGGGAGCTCTCCCTCGGCGCGCTGCTCGCTTTCGTGCCGGCGCATCGGTTCCTGCCGCAGGCCACCGCGTGGCTGACCGCACTCTTGGGCGTAGCACTCATTGCCGTCACGGGCGTTATCGTGCCCACCTCGCTGGCCTTCCCCGGGCCCGTCGCCCTGATCCCGCTCACCGGCGCGGCGTTGGTGATTCTCTCCGGCAACGCCAACGGCGTGTCCAAGGTGCTCGCCTCCGCCCCAATGACCTGGCTGGGCAGCGTCGCCTACTCGCTGTACCTGTGGCACTGGCCGCTGTTGATCATCGTCACCGTCATCGGCGGCTACGCCACCCCGCCGGCCTGGCTGGGCGGACTGGTCATCCTGGTGTCGCTATGCCTGGCCCACGTCACCCACACGCTGGTAGAGGACCCGCTGCGCCAGCACCGCCCGCGCCCGCGTGGTAACGACGACCCGGTGGCGGCCGCGAGGGCGTCGCTACGCACCTTGCCCGGCGTCGCGCGTGCGGTGGGAGGCGTACTGGCCGCAGCGCTGTTCGCCGTCGCGCTGGCCGTGCAGCCGTACTGGGACAAGCGGGTGGACAGCGCAGAAAAAGCGCTCGACCCGGTGAACTACCCCGGTGCCCGCGCCATCCAGGGCGCACAGGTGCCGGATGTCAAGCCGCAGCCGGACCCGAGCCTCATCGCCGGCGTGTTCCCGCCCATCGGTCTCAACGACTGCATGATTTTCCTCCCAGAAGCCCCCGACGCCATGCCCGGCCCCGACTGCACCTACGGCGACCTGGAGGCGGATACCACGATCGTGCTCGCTGGCGGCTCCCACATCGAGCCGTTCATCGTCCCCCTGGACAAACTGGGCAAGGAACACCATTTCAAGGTCGCCACCTTCGTGCGCCAGGAGTGCCCGCTGGTGGTCGGCGGCCCGCTGAACCCCGCCAACGACATCGTCTCCCCCGAGTGCGCCGAGTGGGGCGAAAACGCGATGCAGGAGATCATCAACCTGCAGCCCGACCTGCTCGTTTCCACCTCCACCCGCCCCGCGGGCCACGCCGGCGACGGCCGCGTCTCCGCCGACTACGTGCCCGACGCCTACGCCAACCTCTGGCAGCGGCTTGCCGAGCTAGGCATCCCGTTCGTTGGCCTGCGCGACAACCCGTGGATGTTCACCCCCACCGGCGAGCCCATGGACCCGAACCTCTGCGTCGTCGCGGGCCACTCCGAACACGCCTGCTCCATGGCCGCGGACATGGTCTACGCCCCCAAGGACCCGGCGGCGTATTTCCTCGACGGCGGCTACGCCCAGTGGGAGATCGACACCGCCGGTTGGTACTGCGTTGACGGCCTTTGCCCGCCGCAGATCGGCAACGTGTACATCTACCGCGACCAGAACCACATCTCCAACGCCTACGCCGAGTCCCTGACCCCGGTGTTGTGGGAGCGTCTCGCGCCGATCTTCGAGGAGCTTTCGCTTCTCGACGCCCCTCCGGCCGCCCCGTAG
- the ffh gene encoding signal recognition particle protein, whose translation MFESLSDRLQSALGGLRGKGKLTEADINATAREIRLALLEADVSLTVVRAFIKRVKERALGADVSAALNPAQQVIKIVDEELTNILGGETRRLNMAKNPPTVIMLAGLQGAGKTTLAGKLANHLAKQGHTPMLVACDLQRPGAVQQLQIVGERAGVPTFAPDPGTSLDSYEHEMGTSHGDPVAVAQQGIEHAKQQKNDVVIIDTAGRLGIDETLMTQARNIRDAVNPDEVLFVIDAMIGQDAVKTAEAFAQGVDFTGVVLTKLDGDARGGAALSIREVTGKPILYASTGEKLEDFDVFHPERMSSRILGMGDLLSLIEQAEATYNEQDAEAAANKLTSGELTLEDFLDQLLMIRRMGPIGNLLKMMPGGKQMNQMADMVDEKQLDRIQAIIRGMTPEERQDPKILNASRRKRIANGSGVKVSDVNQLVDRFFEAKKMMGQMASQFGMPGMPGMGGGRSATKKKPKGRKGKNGKRKPPKRGGGMPKMPGMPGMGGGMPGMPGGMPDPKELEKLQEQLPAGMQGMDLNNLDFNEAMKRMQKGKFF comes from the coding sequence GTGTTCGAGTCACTGTCCGACCGCCTCCAATCAGCCCTCGGCGGCCTGCGCGGCAAGGGCAAGCTCACCGAGGCAGACATCAACGCCACCGCGCGCGAGATCCGTCTCGCCCTGCTTGAGGCGGACGTCTCGCTCACAGTCGTGCGTGCGTTTATCAAGCGCGTCAAGGAGCGTGCGCTAGGCGCAGATGTGTCCGCGGCGCTGAACCCTGCGCAGCAGGTGATCAAGATCGTCGACGAGGAGCTGACCAACATCCTCGGCGGCGAAACGCGTCGGCTCAACATGGCGAAAAACCCGCCGACCGTGATCATGCTCGCCGGTCTGCAGGGTGCCGGTAAGACCACGCTGGCCGGCAAGCTGGCCAACCACCTGGCCAAGCAGGGCCACACCCCGATGCTGGTGGCCTGCGACCTGCAGCGCCCGGGCGCGGTGCAGCAGCTGCAGATCGTCGGCGAGCGCGCCGGCGTGCCCACCTTCGCCCCGGACCCGGGCACTTCCCTGGATTCCTACGAGCACGAGATGGGCACCTCCCACGGCGACCCGGTTGCGGTGGCGCAGCAGGGCATCGAGCACGCCAAGCAGCAGAAGAACGACGTGGTCATCATCGATACCGCCGGCCGCCTCGGCATCGACGAGACGCTGATGACCCAGGCGCGCAACATCCGCGACGCCGTTAACCCCGACGAGGTCCTCTTCGTCATCGACGCGATGATCGGCCAGGACGCGGTGAAAACCGCCGAGGCGTTCGCACAGGGCGTGGACTTCACCGGCGTGGTGCTGACCAAGCTGGACGGCGACGCCCGCGGCGGTGCAGCCCTGTCCATCCGCGAAGTCACCGGCAAGCCGATCCTGTACGCCTCCACCGGCGAGAAGCTCGAGGACTTCGACGTCTTCCACCCGGAGCGCATGTCCAGCCGAATACTCGGCATGGGCGATTTGCTCTCGCTTATCGAGCAGGCCGAGGCGACCTACAACGAGCAGGACGCCGAGGCCGCCGCCAACAAGCTCACCTCCGGCGAGCTGACCCTGGAGGACTTCCTGGACCAGCTGCTGATGATCCGCCGCATGGGGCCGATTGGCAACCTGCTGAAGATGATGCCGGGCGGCAAGCAGATGAACCAGATGGCCGACATGGTCGACGAGAAGCAACTCGACCGCATCCAGGCCATCATCCGCGGCATGACACCCGAGGAGCGTCAGGACCCGAAGATCCTCAATGCCTCTCGACGCAAGCGCATCGCCAACGGCTCCGGCGTCAAAGTCTCCGACGTCAACCAGCTCGTCGACCGCTTCTTCGAGGCTAAGAAGATGATGGGGCAGATGGCCAGCCAGTTCGGCATGCCGGGCATGCCTGGCATGGGCGGCGGCCGCTCCGCCACGAAGAAGAAGCCGAAGGGCCGCAAGGGTAAAAACGGCAAGCGTAAGCCACCGAAGCGCGGAGGCGGCATGCCCAAGATGCCGGGCATGCCGGGCATGGGTGGCGGCATGCCGGGGATGCCCGGTGGGATGCCGGACCCGAAGGAGCTGGAGAAGCTCCAGGAGCAGCTGCCGGCGGGCATGCAGGGCATGGACCTGAACAACCTCGACTTCAACGAGGCGATGAAGCGCATGCAGAAGGGCAAGTTTTTCTAG